One segment of Candidatus Margulisiibacteriota bacterium DNA contains the following:
- a CDS encoding DUF167 domain-containing protein: MRLTVRVVPNAKKERLLEEDGRIKVYLLAPPVEGAANEALVNFLAEHYQIKKSAVRIISGAKSRTKIVEIKGV; the protein is encoded by the coding sequence ATGCGGCTGACCGTTCGGGTCGTTCCTAATGCCAAAAAGGAGCGGTTGCTCGAAGAAGATGGTCGGATAAAGGTCTATCTCCTGGCGCCGCCGGTTGAAGGAGCGGCTAATGAAGCGCTGGTCAATTTTCTCGCAGAGCATTATCAGATAAAAAAAAGCGCTGTCCGGATAATCAGTGGAGCTAAGAGCCGGACCAAGATCGTCGAAATTAAAGGAGTTTGA